A window from Sceloporus undulatus isolate JIND9_A2432 ecotype Alabama chromosome 8, SceUnd_v1.1, whole genome shotgun sequence encodes these proteins:
- the LOC121914418 gene encoding uncharacterized protein LOC121914418: protein MRYAYGVLVLSSLMSPKDWSGELAPRSPSEGPLLCPCRGESKWTRFQNTFCLYPGLCWVCESPWGVHLAGTVVLLLWLLVETWASSRLAALRVKTLPPQETDAESLTEMQSDEDFQTPQLRASPFLCEKCLTSALGSYQPPFERQHGPLSVPYYISGARPQNEGKPEYGRSRPPSASRVVQRTPSSSPSPSPSSSSSSTSLPCCLTHLKPLGLPSSSGKFPTTAEDSSWMAYDSSDEAKVSDISSEPDDDDNESKVLEISHKFSFISMQSEILIPKMREMPERFPEVEKERPQPILPRIREIPERLPEEEEEKEKPKPMPSFAQINFTQSSAYKKEDSLVLVERCFEIHMGDMPPEVARTDPLMSTFVSQEETWEKPKALALLDHVAHPRLGWTLKLHSPPGPKTPPQTGHLDAFIRTTSALGDFDPDAFVLDKMDEEILRFLEFHVKKKMVQRQCGVPTVVVRSVQRFQSLEDLRHLKLERERVRPAKRTPLRLRSSAGLNFLDRSAMAIGAKPWHKFPGAKEYYILHPIKPNDMKTLVSSAAAKKPDAKTALLQGMREKYVLLSMRPEELRRIVFHIAAKMLEIKRGAFPEVVEKSFRTFSSLCARPLPKTIRWGNKVTRPKCFVLPFVPGETLSLIDLNIKHKYLVYVWKLPTPYSKSEEEMTTTDSRPNEPQGRVFEDHKPVDPSVPIFVLKLPKGKVRPPATEPPKWPGFPSAQLAIAGTPMEQRADKSPVRFMDIALGRILVHEVGPESATTPREAAMVGAQKAIEPGEPGSAIAGLPPEEHTEKSMVRFIDISLGRMLVHGVCPESTTVTREAAVVGAQEAIEPEEPPVKEVALSKALPLTLSKEGGMASGEGKAPKEGEEVSGTKDGSKKPKEVLFGKSADLKKEAPQPSSESGPEPSGEGAPSKADLPPPSGKEAKEAERRDGPLVVVKEALRPPSVDATDQDDKERTKTEEAQETPKEMERRSSLPSSTKKGPEGEGARIHRARGPPKPPQRPASCKAALSLDKRAAKAQEKDEANGTRPKTEEGGKRPKEASIVRASLFLELDVAKEKLNLHLKKKLDATLRPTQGAHLKLDVELDKAAGDRRARKAPHRAHRHRHRDRQDDCQDDRQNDRQHDRQHDQAQAKASRPFCYVCMPLDKAGSEVKTVCWTLPTRILEMNGNRVPQVARFESKASAGCK, encoded by the exons ATGCGCTATGCTTATGGGGTCCTGGTGCTGAGCTCTCTGATGTCGCCCAAGGACTGGAGCGGAGAACTGGCCCCCCGCAGCCCCAGCGAAGGGCCACTCCTTTGTCCGTGTCGCGGGGAGAGCAAGTGGACCCGGTTCCAGAACACCTTCTGCCTCTATCCGGGCCTCTGCTGGGTTTGCGAGAGCCCCTGGGGAGTCCACCTCGCAGGGACGGTGGTCCTGCTTCTCTGGCTCTTGGTCGAAACCTGGGCTTCTTCCCGCTTGGCCGCTTTGAGAGTGAAGACGCTGCCGCCGCAAGAGACTGACGCTGAGTCTTTG ACTGAAATGCAGAGTGACGAAGACTTCCAAACCCCACAACTGAGAG CTTCTCCCTTTCTCTGTGAAAAGTGCCTCACTTCTGCTTTGGGAAG TTACCAGCCACCTTTCGAGAGACAACACGGACCCCTTTCGGTCCCTTATTACATCTCAGGAGCCAGGCCTCAAAATGAAGGCAAGCCAGAATATGGCAGAAGCAGACCTCCTTCGGCGTCTCGCGTCGTTCAGAGgactccctcttcctctccctctccctctccctcttcctcttcctcctctacttCCCTTCCCTGCTGTTTGACCCATTTGAAACCTCTGGGGTTACCCTCTAGTTCTGGAAAATTCCCAACGACCGCAGAGGACTCTTCATGGATGGCCTATGATTCCTCGGACGAGGCCAAAGTCTCGGACATCAGCTCCGAACCGGACGACGATGACAATGAGTCCAAGGTGCTTGAAATCAGTCACAAATTCTCCTTTATCTCAATGCAGTCGGAAATACTGATCCCCAAAATGAGGGAAATGCCTGAACGCTTCCCAGAAGTAGAAAAGGAGAGACCTCAACCCATTCTGCCCAGAATTAGGGAAATACCTGAACGCCTcccggaagaagaagaagaaaaggagaaacccAAACCCATGCCTTCGTTCGCACAAATAAATTTTACCCAGAGCTCGGCTTACAAAAAGGAAGACAGCCTTGTCTTGGTGGAGCGATGCTTTGAGATCCACATGGGAGACATGCCTCCGGAGGTGGCCAGGACTGACCCTCTGATGTCCACCTTCGTCAGTCAAGAGGAGACGTGGGAGAAACCCAAAGCCTTGGCCTTGTTGGACCACGTCGCCCATCCGCGTCTCGGTTGGACTTTGAAGCTTCATAGCCCCCCCGGCCCAAAAACCCCTCCTCAAACTGGACATCTGGATGCCTTCATCCGCACCACTTCTGCTCTGGGAGATTTCGATCCGGACGCCTTTGTCCTGGACAAGATGGACGAAGAGATCCTGCGCTTCCTTGAGTTTCACGTCAAAAAGAAAATGGTCCAGAGGCAATGTGGGGTTCCCACGGTCGTTGTGCGCTCTGTGCAGCGTTTCCAGTCTTTGGAGGACTTGCGCCACTTGAAACTTGAGAGAGAGCGTGTGAGACCAGCGAAAAGAACACCACTCCGGTTAAGAAGTTCAGCTGGCCTTAATTTCCTGGACAGAAGCGCCATGGCCATCGGTGCCAAACCTTGGCATAAATTCCCAGGAGCCAAAGAATATTACATCCTGCATCCCATCAAACCAAATGACATGAAGACTCTCGTTTCCAGCGCCGCCGCGAAGAAGCCGGACGCCAAAACGGCGCTGCTTCAGGGCATGAGGGAGAAGTATGTCCTCCTCTCAATGCGGCCGGAGGAACTCAGACGCATCGTCTTCCACATCGCGGCCAAGATGCTCGAAATCAAGAGAGGGGCTTTTCCTGAAGTGGTGGAGAAGTCTTTCCGGACATTCAGCTCGCTTTGCGCCCGGCCGTTGCCCAAGACCATCCGTTGGGGCAACAAAGTGACCCGTCCAAAGTGCTTTGTCCTGCCCTTCGTCCCTGGAGAGACCCTTTCTCTCATTGACCTCAACATCAAGCACAAATACCTGGTCTACGTATGGAAGCTCCCAACGCCTTACTCCAAGTCAGAGGAAGAGATGACCACCACCGATTCACGGCCAAATGAGCCTCAAGGCCGCGTCTTCGAGGACCACAAGCCCGTTGACCCCTCTGTGCCCATCTTTGTCTTGAAGCTTCCCAAAGGGAAAGTGCGGCCTCCGGCCACAGAGCCACCAAAGTGGCCTGGCTTCCCTTCTGCCCAGCTGGCCATTGCTGGGACGCCTATGGAGCAACGTGCGGATAAATCGCCGGTCCGTTTTATGGATATAGCTTTGGGTAGGATTTTAGTCCACGAAGTTGGTCCAGAAAGCGCCACAACGCCCAGAGAGGCTGCCATGGTTGGCGCACAGAAGGCCATCGAACCCGGGGAGCCAGGGTCGGCCATTGCTGGGTTGCCTCCAGAGGAACATACAGAAAAATCGATGGTCCGGTTTATAGATATATCTTTGGGTAGGATGTTAGTCCATGGCGTTTGTCCAGAAAGCACCACAGTGACCAGAGAGGCTGCTGTGGTTGGCGCACAGGAGGCCATTGAACCCGAGGAACCACCGGTCAAGGAAGTGGCCCTCTCCAAGGCTCTCCCGCTGACCCTTTCCAAGGAAGGAGGAATGGCCTCCGGGGAAGGAAAGGCAcccaaggaaggagaagaggtCAGTGGGACGAAGGATGGAAGCAAGAAGCCAAAGGAGGTCCTTTTTGGGAAGTCTGCAGACCTCAAAAAGGAGGCCCCCCAGCCTTCCTCTGAATCGGGGCCAGAGCCTTCTGGGGAAGGGGCTCCAAGCAAAGCGGATCTCCCACCTCCATCTGGGAAAGAGGCAAAAGAGGCTGAAAGGAGAGATGGGCCATTGGTGGTGGTCAAGGAGGCTCTCCGGCCTCCCTCTGTGGACGCAACTGACCAGGACGACAAGGAAAGGACCAAGACAGAGGAAGCCCAGGAGACCCCAAAagaaatggagaggagaagctCCCTGCCTTCCTCCACAAAGAAAGGCCCAGAAGGTGAAGGGGCCAGGATCCACAGAGCCAGGGGTCCCCCAAAGCCGCCGCAGAGGCCAGCGTCCTGCAAGGCTGCTCTTTCGCTGGACAAAAGGGCAGCCAAGGCCCAGGAGAAGGACGAGGCCAACGGCACAAGGCCCAAGACGGAGGAAGGCGGCAAGCGGCCAAAGGAAGCTTCCATCGTGAGGGCCAGCCTCTTCCTGGAGCTGGACGTGGCCAAAGAGAAGCTGAACCTGCACCTGAAGAAGAAGCTGGACGCCACGCTGCGGCCGACGCAAGGGGCCCACCTGAAGCTGGACGTGGAGCTGGACAAGGCGGCTGGGGATAGGAGAGCCAGGAAGGCTCCACATCGGGCCCACCGCCATCGCCACCGCGACCGCCAGGATGACTGCCAGGATGACCGCCAGAATGACCGCCAGCATGACCGCCAGCATGACCAGGCCCAGGCCAAGGCCAGCCGGCCCTTCTGCTACGTCTGCATGCCCCTGGACAAGGCGGGCTCTGAGGTCAAGACCGTCTGCTGGACGCTGCCCACGCGGATCCTGGAAATGAATGGGAACCGGGTCCCGCAAGTGGCCCGCTTCGAAAGCAAGGCCTCCGCCGGCTGCAAATGA